Proteins encoded in a region of the Corynebacterium breve genome:
- a CDS encoding D-alanyl-D-alanine carboxypeptidase family protein — MKPASVSAVALLCAIALTASPLLWAEEPTTREVAPDTDRCPQATWPPKAQTTSEAPTSISPLPQLYDGPCGITAPDGFKVDDNVLASSWLVADVDSGEVIAMKDPHGRYRPASIIKVLLAMVVINELPMEQEVTVSLESASQQGSAVGIGEGGVYTVEQLLLGLLLASGNDAAHALAQTLGGDEATLRKINALASELGTTDTRVATYSGLDASGMQTSAWDLGLMYRAAYADPTFSRLVNTESVEFPGYGDTPGYELWNDNQLFMNDPNGIGGKTGFTDDANHTFVGALGRDGRRLMAIILDTTVGEMRPWQQSQALLHEAYNFDTSVAELTQLPEPPKQAPPVVAQAKTNDDPDDLAIGIVVGVLLAAVVAIFVGEVQRRRRR, encoded by the coding sequence ATGAAACCTGCATCAGTTAGCGCCGTCGCCCTCTTGTGCGCGATCGCCCTCACCGCTTCCCCTCTGTTGTGGGCGGAAGAGCCGACCACACGCGAAGTCGCACCCGATACCGACCGCTGCCCGCAGGCAACTTGGCCTCCCAAGGCTCAGACAACTTCAGAAGCTCCAACAAGCATTTCTCCCCTGCCACAGCTTTACGACGGCCCATGTGGCATCACCGCTCCCGACGGCTTCAAGGTTGACGACAACGTCCTCGCTTCGTCCTGGCTCGTCGCCGATGTCGATTCAGGCGAAGTCATTGCGATGAAGGATCCACACGGTCGCTATCGCCCAGCGTCGATCATTAAGGTTCTCCTCGCGATGGTCGTGATCAACGAGCTTCCGATGGAACAAGAAGTCACTGTCTCTCTCGAATCCGCTTCGCAGCAAGGCTCCGCGGTCGGCATCGGTGAAGGCGGGGTCTACACCGTGGAGCAGCTTTTATTAGGCCTGTTGCTGGCTTCCGGAAACGACGCGGCCCACGCACTGGCCCAAACCCTAGGTGGCGATGAAGCAACTCTACGCAAAATCAACGCCCTCGCCAGCGAGCTCGGCACCACAGACACCCGAGTGGCCACTTATTCAGGCCTCGATGCCTCTGGGATGCAAACCTCCGCGTGGGATCTCGGACTGATGTACCGCGCCGCCTACGCCGACCCGACGTTCTCGCGCCTTGTCAACACTGAATCCGTGGAGTTTCCCGGCTACGGCGACACCCCGGGTTACGAGCTCTGGAACGATAACCAGCTTTTCATGAACGACCCCAACGGAATTGGTGGCAAGACCGGCTTTACCGACGACGCTAATCACACATTTGTCGGTGCGCTCGGCCGAGACGGCCGACGTCTCATGGCAATTATCCTCGACACCACCGTTGGCGAAATGCGCCCTTGGCAGCAATCGCAAGCGCTGCTCCACGAGGCCTACAACTTCGACACGTCCGTCGCCGAACTTACACAGCTTCCCGAGCCTCCCAAACAAGCGCCGCCAGTCGTCGCTCAAGCAAAAACTAACGACGATCCCGATGATCTTGCGATCGGAATCGTCGTTGGAGTTTTACTTGCGGCGGTCGTGGCTATTTTCGTCGGAGAAGTGCAACGGCGCCGGCGCCGATAG
- a CDS encoding exodeoxyribonuclease III encodes MSVTIASVNVNGIRAATKQRSEINPGMNTWLQETPADIVLMQEVRATEDQSEKALAPALEAGWHLIVAPAQAKGRAGVGILSRKPLTDIEIGFGSFSDAGRYVAGDFEGVRVASLYLPSGSENTEKQDEKYRFLDEFEVKLEEWAGLYDDMVIGGDWNICHREQDLKNFKTNQKKSGVLPDERAFMDAVFGSFPDEEAQPKPTAGDYFGAVEYSSDRRREANADPKWFDVARRLQPEDAPYTWWTYRGQAFNNNAGWRIDYQAATKSMLDRAEKTWVEKAQSVEERWSDHSPLLVTYE; translated from the coding sequence ATGAGTGTCACGATTGCTAGCGTCAACGTCAACGGAATCCGCGCGGCCACCAAGCAGCGCAGCGAGATCAACCCGGGCATGAACACTTGGTTGCAGGAAACCCCAGCGGACATCGTGCTCATGCAAGAAGTCCGCGCCACCGAAGACCAGTCAGAGAAAGCCTTGGCACCCGCTCTGGAAGCAGGGTGGCACCTGATCGTCGCGCCAGCCCAGGCGAAAGGACGTGCTGGCGTGGGCATCTTGTCGCGGAAGCCGCTCACTGACATCGAAATCGGGTTCGGCAGCTTTTCCGACGCAGGTCGCTACGTTGCGGGTGACTTTGAGGGTGTTCGTGTGGCCAGCCTCTACCTACCGTCTGGCAGTGAGAACACCGAGAAGCAGGACGAGAAGTACCGCTTCCTCGACGAGTTCGAGGTCAAGCTCGAAGAATGGGCCGGGCTTTACGACGACATGGTGATCGGCGGGGACTGGAACATCTGCCACCGCGAGCAGGACCTCAAGAACTTTAAGACCAATCAAAAGAAGTCAGGCGTCCTGCCGGACGAGCGTGCCTTCATGGACGCGGTATTCGGGTCCTTCCCTGATGAGGAAGCGCAACCGAAGCCGACGGCCGGAGATTACTTTGGTGCGGTGGAATACAGTTCGGATCGTCGTCGTGAAGCAAACGCGGATCCGAAATGGTTCGACGTGGCTCGTAGATTGCAGCCGGAGGACGCGCCGTACACTTGGTGGACCTACCGTGGCCAGGCGTTTAACAACAACGCAGGGTGGCGCATCGACTACCAAGCGGCGACGAAGAGCATGCTCGACCGGGCTGAAAAGACCTGGGTGGAAAAGGCGCAGAGCGTCGAGGAGCGCTGGTCGGATCACTCTCCATTGCTGGTGACCTATGAGTAG
- a CDS encoding AAA family ATPase, whose amino-acid sequence MKPGNYGLIGPNAAGKTHYLRSRFTHGAAFVPAAADAHFAGRTVADHLRAAHAVRPLNDDLLADFNPGAKIRDLSVGQRRLLTICTALAAEEDLLLLDEPFDGLDVDNRARIRELLIDTYTPERTMIIASHRSDDLAGLVDSVITVFDQEVSEPISLDKVRRNFPTLLGRKDEVRQLVEKRKVVREDVLGPTVRVTFAEPLDHPSATYPSDQELIDLLASGKANR is encoded by the coding sequence ATGAAACCCGGAAACTATGGCCTCATCGGCCCCAACGCCGCAGGAAAAACGCACTACCTGCGCTCCCGCTTCACTCACGGCGCGGCGTTCGTACCCGCGGCAGCCGATGCCCACTTCGCAGGGCGCACCGTCGCCGACCACCTCCGCGCCGCACACGCCGTGCGCCCGCTTAACGACGACCTCCTGGCCGACTTCAACCCTGGCGCTAAGATCCGAGACCTCTCCGTCGGCCAACGCCGTCTGCTCACCATCTGCACGGCACTCGCGGCAGAGGAAGACCTCCTCCTTCTCGACGAACCATTCGACGGCCTCGACGTGGACAACCGCGCACGGATCCGCGAACTGCTCATCGACACCTACACGCCAGAGCGCACCATGATCATCGCGTCGCATCGCTCTGACGACCTCGCAGGCCTGGTCGATAGCGTCATTACTGTCTTTGACCAAGAGGTCTCCGAGCCGATCTCACTCGACAAAGTGCGCCGGAACTTCCCTACCCTGCTCGGCCGAAAGGATGAGGTGCGGCAGCTCGTCGAGAAGCGAAAAGTTGTCCGCGAAGACGTCCTTGGCCCCACTGTGCGCGTCACGTTTGCGGAACCGCTTGACCATCCCAGCGCCACCTACCCCTCCGATCAAGAACTGATCGATCTCCTCGCATCCGGAAAGGCAAACCGATGA
- a CDS encoding YhjD/YihY/BrkB family envelope integrity protein, protein MATRTKPQDKYTDDYGIEREHNDNGDGVVEKVRDRAPVIDHIMRMVERFGHGGGNQFSAGITYFSVMSIFPLAMLLFAALGAVLANRPDLLAQIQDQITQSVQGDLGTTVNEIVDQAIASRGAVAGVGALTALWSGLGWMNNLRAGIGAMWNLDPTEGGNFVKKKLMDLVALIGLLIALIIAFLATAIGSGGWTTTILGWIGLDQMPGIRWIVFGVAILVGILANFLVMAWLIIFLPRTKVPRKSGLQGALLGAVLFEVIKQLSTVIVSSASGNPAGAAFGPIITLMVMLYLIWRLVMYVSAWTATTEESLAIAPVPVPDSAVIRVRNEVRQQPDSGRMLGVGAALGAIGAGAVALLRRK, encoded by the coding sequence ATGGCGACACGCACGAAACCACAAGACAAATACACCGATGACTACGGTATCGAGCGCGAGCACAACGATAACGGCGACGGTGTCGTCGAGAAGGTTCGCGACCGTGCCCCAGTAATCGACCACATCATGCGGATGGTGGAAAGATTCGGGCATGGCGGGGGTAACCAGTTCTCCGCCGGCATTACCTACTTCTCGGTAATGTCCATTTTCCCGTTGGCAATGCTGCTGTTCGCGGCACTTGGTGCTGTGCTTGCCAACCGACCTGATCTCTTGGCACAGATCCAGGATCAGATCACACAATCGGTGCAAGGCGATTTGGGTACCACGGTTAATGAGATCGTCGACCAGGCCATTGCTTCCCGTGGCGCTGTGGCTGGTGTCGGTGCTCTGACCGCCCTCTGGTCCGGTTTGGGCTGGATGAATAACCTGCGCGCGGGTATCGGCGCCATGTGGAACCTCGATCCGACCGAGGGCGGCAACTTTGTGAAGAAGAAGCTCATGGACCTCGTCGCGCTGATTGGGCTGTTGATTGCGCTGATCATCGCATTCCTGGCCACCGCGATCGGTAGTGGCGGCTGGACGACGACCATCCTTGGCTGGATCGGGTTGGATCAGATGCCGGGCATCCGCTGGATCGTTTTCGGCGTCGCGATTCTCGTCGGTATCCTAGCCAACTTCTTGGTGATGGCTTGGCTGATCATTTTCCTTCCTCGCACCAAGGTGCCACGCAAGTCCGGCCTGCAGGGCGCGCTCCTCGGCGCGGTTCTCTTCGAGGTGATTAAGCAGCTTTCTACAGTGATCGTTTCTTCAGCATCTGGCAACCCTGCTGGTGCGGCATTCGGTCCGATCATCACGCTCATGGTCATGCTGTATCTGATCTGGCGCTTGGTGATGTACGTATCTGCGTGGACAGCAACTACCGAGGAGTCTCTGGCGATTGCGCCGGTACCGGTCCCAGATTCAGCAGTAATTCGCGTGCGCAACGAAGTACGGCAGCAGCCTGATTCTGGCCGCATGCTCGGCGTTGGTGCAGCGTTGGGTGCTATCGGCGCCGGCGCCGTTGCACTTCTCCGACGAAAATAG
- a CDS encoding C40 family peptidase translates to MIDVISTVRDIIHRAPQPFSVPAFGEFPEFEAARELAEIVQADPSDFYTQLDALINDGSLIDEATSTAQHLVEMAINDIADIATEFISHVMSNSTEFLHPLLGLGAVAESGVFGMECLARADARAAQLQVELDPVAENLESLDPPVEASVPPPPPPEEPAAPTNSVGQAAVAAAKSQLGTPYVWGGTQPGGFDCSGLTSWAYAQAGFEIPRLAEQQAVGQQVSFDELQAGDLIVWDGHVAMYTEDGMMIEAGDPVQINPVRTENIGMPFKGFWRPTA, encoded by the coding sequence ATGATCGATGTAATCTCGACCGTCCGCGACATCATCCACCGCGCGCCCCAGCCATTTTCAGTTCCTGCATTCGGTGAGTTCCCCGAATTCGAAGCAGCCCGCGAGCTAGCCGAGATTGTGCAAGCTGACCCGAGCGACTTCTACACGCAGCTGGACGCTCTCATCAACGACGGCTCGCTTATCGACGAAGCCACGTCCACTGCCCAACACCTCGTCGAGATGGCGATCAATGACATTGCCGACATCGCAACCGAATTCATTTCCCATGTGATGTCCAACTCAACTGAGTTTCTCCATCCGTTACTAGGCTTAGGTGCGGTCGCCGAGTCTGGAGTCTTCGGTATGGAATGCCTGGCGCGCGCTGATGCTCGTGCCGCACAACTTCAGGTCGAACTCGATCCGGTGGCCGAGAATCTCGAGTCGCTTGATCCTCCGGTGGAGGCATCTGTGCCACCTCCGCCACCTCCTGAGGAACCTGCAGCGCCCACAAATTCGGTTGGCCAAGCGGCCGTCGCGGCCGCAAAAAGCCAGTTGGGCACCCCATACGTTTGGGGCGGAACGCAGCCCGGCGGGTTCGACTGCTCCGGCCTCACTTCCTGGGCATATGCCCAGGCCGGGTTTGAAATTCCACGCTTGGCCGAGCAGCAAGCAGTCGGGCAACAGGTCTCATTCGATGAGCTACAGGCTGGCGACCTCATCGTGTGGGATGGACACGTAGCAATGTATACCGAAGACGGAATGATGATCGAGGCTGGTGATCCAGTACAAATTAACCCAGTGCGCACCGAAAACATTGGGATGCCGTTTAAGGGCTTCTGGCGACCAACCGCATAA
- the trpS gene encoding tryptophan--tRNA ligase, whose translation MTEKQRVLSGIQPTADSYHLGNYLGALKQWIDLQEDFDAFYFIPDLHAITVDQDPEELRHRTVAGAAQLIALGIDPAKSTLFVQSHVPQHAELTWVLQCLTGFGEASRMTQFKDKSQKQGQDRTSVGLFTYPVLMAADILLYKPQLVPVGEDQRQHLELTRTLAERFNSRYGETFVVPEALIPEGSAKIYDLQEPTAKMSKSGANPKGIINLLDAPKTSAKRIKSAVTDNDGVIAFDREAKPGVSNLLAIQSALTGKPIDDIVAGYEGQGYGALKGDTADALEAFTTPLKARFDELMADRAQLEDILAQGAERAREVSEPLLEDVYEKTGFLRPKR comes from the coding sequence ATGACTGAAAAGCAACGCGTCCTCTCCGGAATCCAACCCACGGCCGACTCCTACCACTTGGGCAATTACTTGGGAGCGCTGAAGCAGTGGATTGACCTGCAAGAGGATTTCGATGCGTTCTATTTCATCCCTGACCTGCATGCGATCACTGTTGATCAGGATCCGGAAGAACTGCGCCACCGCACGGTTGCGGGCGCAGCACAGTTGATCGCGCTCGGCATCGACCCAGCGAAGTCGACTTTGTTTGTCCAATCGCATGTCCCACAACACGCAGAGCTGACTTGGGTGCTGCAGTGCCTAACGGGATTTGGCGAGGCGTCGCGCATGACCCAGTTCAAAGACAAGAGCCAGAAGCAGGGCCAAGATAGGACTTCCGTGGGTCTGTTCACCTACCCGGTCCTAATGGCAGCGGATATCTTGCTGTACAAGCCACAGCTCGTGCCGGTGGGCGAAGACCAGCGTCAGCACCTTGAACTGACCCGCACTCTTGCAGAGCGGTTTAATTCTCGCTACGGAGAGACGTTCGTGGTTCCGGAAGCATTGATCCCGGAGGGCTCCGCAAAGATTTACGACCTACAGGAGCCAACTGCCAAGATGAGTAAGTCTGGTGCGAATCCGAAGGGCATCATCAACCTGCTCGACGCACCGAAGACCTCGGCCAAGCGCATCAAGTCCGCCGTTACTGACAACGACGGCGTGATCGCTTTTGACCGCGAGGCGAAGCCCGGTGTGTCTAATCTCCTGGCGATTCAGTCCGCTCTGACCGGTAAACCGATCGACGACATCGTCGCAGGCTATGAGGGGCAGGGCTACGGTGCGCTGAAGGGCGACACGGCTGATGCCTTGGAGGCGTTTACCACCCCGCTCAAGGCGCGTTTCGACGAGCTGATGGCCGACAGGGCACAACTAGAAGACATCCTCGCGCAGGGTGCGGAGCGTGCTCGCGAAGTATCGGAGCCGCTACTCGAGGATGTCTACGAAAAGACGGGCTTCTTGCGCCCGAAGCGTTAG
- a CDS encoding NADP-dependent isocitrate dehydrogenase, which produces MAKIIWTRTDEAPLLATYSLKPIVEAFASNAGIDVETRDISLAGRIIALFPERLTEEQKLSDDLAALGELAKTPEANIIKLPNISASLVQLKAAIAELKAAGYDIPEYEEAPEKYANVIGSNVNPVLREGNSDRRAPQAVKNFVKKHPHSMGAWSADSKTNVATMDENDFRHNEKSVIMPSADTLQIKLVKEDGSEEILKEELKVLEGEVIDGTFMSAKALDEFLLAQVKRAKEEGILFSAHLKATMMKVSDPIIFGHVVRAFFKDVYDKYGEELLAAGLNGENGLGAIFTGLEQLDNGAEIKAAFDQALADGPSLAMVNSNKGITNLHVPSDVIIDASMPAMIRTSGHMWNADDAEQEALAVIPDSSYAGVYQVVIDDCKENGAYDPTTMGTVPNVGLMAQKAEEYGSHDKTFKIPANGTVQVVNSAGDVLIEHNVEEGDIWRACQAKDAPIQDWVKLAVNRARLSGMKTIFWLDPERGHDANLATLVEKYLKDHDTEGLDISIMSPVEATKVTVERMRRGEDTISVTGNVLRDYNTDLFPILELGTSAKMLSVVPLMAGGGLFETGAGGSAPKHVQQVQEENHLRWDSLGEFMALAESFRHELNENGNAKAGVLADALDRATESLLNEGKSPSRKVGEIDNRGSHFYLAKFWADELAAQTEDAEIAAAFKPVAEEINANVEAIDKELLDAQGEPADLGGYYFPNEEKLSAVMRPSETFNKLIDELKK; this is translated from the coding sequence TTGGCTAAGATCATTTGGACCCGTACTGACGAGGCCCCGCTTCTGGCGACCTACTCGCTGAAGCCTATTGTTGAGGCTTTCGCATCCAACGCAGGCATCGACGTAGAGACCCGCGACATCTCTCTCGCAGGCCGCATCATCGCACTGTTCCCGGAGCGCCTGACCGAAGAGCAGAAGCTTTCCGACGACCTTGCCGCGCTCGGTGAACTTGCGAAGACCCCTGAAGCGAACATCATCAAGCTTCCAAATATCTCCGCTTCTTTGGTCCAGCTCAAGGCTGCTATCGCAGAGCTCAAGGCTGCTGGCTACGACATCCCTGAGTACGAAGAGGCTCCTGAGAAGTACGCCAATGTTATCGGCTCCAACGTGAACCCAGTTCTGCGTGAGGGCAACTCTGATCGTCGTGCGCCGCAGGCAGTCAAGAACTTTGTGAAGAAGCACCCGCACTCCATGGGCGCATGGTCCGCAGATTCCAAGACCAACGTTGCAACCATGGATGAAAACGACTTCCGCCACAACGAGAAGTCCGTCATCATGCCTTCCGCTGACACGCTCCAGATCAAGCTGGTCAAGGAAGACGGATCCGAGGAGATCCTCAAGGAGGAACTCAAGGTCCTTGAAGGCGAGGTCATCGACGGCACCTTCATGTCTGCGAAGGCTCTCGACGAGTTCCTGCTCGCCCAGGTCAAGCGCGCAAAGGAAGAGGGCATTCTCTTCTCCGCTCACCTGAAGGCAACGATGATGAAGGTCTCCGACCCGATCATCTTCGGCCATGTTGTGCGCGCATTCTTTAAGGACGTGTACGACAAGTACGGTGAGGAGCTCCTCGCTGCGGGCTTGAACGGCGAGAACGGACTCGGCGCAATCTTCACCGGTCTGGAGCAGCTGGACAACGGCGCTGAGATCAAGGCGGCTTTCGACCAGGCTCTGGCTGACGGCCCTTCCCTGGCAATGGTGAATTCCAACAAGGGAATCACCAACCTGCACGTTCCTTCCGACGTCATCATCGACGCTTCCATGCCTGCGATGATCCGCACCTCTGGTCACATGTGGAACGCAGATGACGCTGAGCAGGAAGCACTGGCTGTCATTCCGGACTCCTCCTACGCCGGCGTTTACCAGGTTGTCATCGATGACTGCAAGGAAAACGGCGCATACGACCCAACCACTATGGGCACCGTTCCAAACGTTGGTCTGATGGCTCAGAAGGCTGAAGAGTACGGCTCCCACGACAAGACTTTCAAGATTCCTGCAAACGGCACCGTCCAGGTAGTCAACTCCGCAGGTGATGTCCTCATTGAGCACAACGTAGAGGAGGGCGACATCTGGCGCGCATGCCAGGCCAAGGACGCTCCGATCCAGGACTGGGTCAAGCTCGCCGTCAACCGTGCTCGCCTGTCCGGCATGAAGACCATTTTCTGGCTCGACCCAGAGCGTGGTCACGACGCAAACCTGGCAACCCTCGTTGAAAAGTACCTCAAGGACCACGACACCGAAGGCTTGGACATCTCCATCATGTCCCCAGTCGAGGCAACCAAGGTCACCGTCGAGCGCATGCGCCGTGGCGAGGACACCATCAGCGTTACCGGCAACGTGTTGCGTGACTACAACACCGACCTCTTCCCAATCCTCGAGCTTGGCACCTCCGCGAAGATGCTTTCCGTTGTTCCGCTGATGGCTGGCGGCGGTCTCTTCGAGACCGGTGCAGGTGGCTCCGCTCCAAAGCACGTCCAGCAGGTTCAGGAAGAAAACCACCTGCGTTGGGATTCCCTGGGCGAGTTCATGGCGCTGGCAGAATCCTTCCGCCACGAGCTCAACGAGAACGGCAACGCGAAGGCTGGCGTTCTCGCGGACGCTCTGGACCGCGCAACCGAGTCCCTGCTCAACGAGGGCAAGAGCCCATCCCGCAAGGTTGGCGAGATCGACAACCGTGGTTCCCACTTCTACCTGGCCAAGTTCTGGGCAGACGAACTCGCAGCACAGACCGAAGACGCTGAAATTGCAGCAGCGTTTAAGCCTGTCGCTGAAGAGATCAACGCCAATGTTGAGGCGATCGACAAGGAGCTCCTCGACGCACAGGGAGAACCTGCTGACCTCGGCGGCTACTACTTCCCTAACGAGGAGAAGCTGTCCGCAGTCATGCGTCCTTCTGAGACCTTCAACAAGCTTATCGACGAGCTGAAGAAGTAA
- a CDS encoding VIT1/CCC1 transporter family protein: protein MTTTPSQEHAGLNEKLNKLRAGVLGANDGIVSTAAVVVGVAGATSSLREIATAGIAALVGGAVSMALGEYVSVSSQRDTEHAIIEKETNLHKEDPEGEFRVLVEEYKAQGLSEETANQVAKEFTEKDALGAHLDAHYGIDREDIVNPWTAGIASFFAFFVGALIPLLAILLPPEAWRVPVTFVVTLVALAITGMISARLGGANQVKAASRLVIGGAAALVVTFVVGWLFGTNVA, encoded by the coding sequence ATGACAACTACACCATCACAAGAACATGCAGGGCTCAACGAGAAGCTCAACAAACTTCGTGCCGGAGTCCTCGGCGCAAACGACGGCATCGTGTCCACCGCAGCAGTTGTGGTGGGTGTCGCCGGCGCAACCAGTAGCCTTCGCGAAATCGCCACGGCAGGTATTGCCGCATTGGTCGGTGGCGCGGTTTCGATGGCGCTGGGCGAATACGTCTCGGTGTCGTCGCAACGCGACACCGAACACGCAATTATCGAGAAAGAAACCAACCTGCACAAGGAAGACCCTGAAGGGGAGTTCCGCGTATTGGTTGAGGAATATAAGGCTCAGGGGCTTTCGGAAGAAACCGCGAACCAGGTGGCCAAGGAATTCACCGAAAAGGATGCTCTGGGAGCACACCTCGACGCGCACTACGGCATTGACCGCGAAGACATCGTGAACCCCTGGACGGCGGGCATTGCTTCATTCTTCGCTTTCTTCGTCGGAGCGTTGATCCCGCTGCTAGCAATCCTGCTGCCTCCAGAAGCATGGCGCGTCCCGGTGACTTTTGTCGTGACGCTCGTGGCACTGGCGATTACCGGCATGATCTCGGCGCGCCTTGGTGGTGCAAACCAAGTCAAGGCAGCATCACGCCTGGTAATTGGTGGCGCCGCTGCCTTGGTTGTGACTTTCGTGGTTGGTTGGCTCTTCGGAACTAACGTGGCTTAG
- a CDS encoding GntR family transcriptional regulator produces the protein MSGKPIYQQIADELLNLIGSGELGPGDRVPSTNELSKFHSVNPTTSAKALTELFDAGLVEKRRGLGMFVLPEARDKVLHARRAAFAQRFIHPLLTEADHLGLSAAELQQLIDHERSAR, from the coding sequence ATGAGTGGTAAACCCATATACCAACAGATAGCCGACGAACTCCTTAACCTCATCGGCTCTGGAGAACTCGGACCAGGCGATCGAGTCCCCTCCACCAACGAACTATCCAAGTTTCACTCCGTCAACCCCACCACGTCAGCAAAGGCCCTCACAGAACTTTTCGATGCCGGCCTCGTCGAAAAGCGACGCGGACTCGGCATGTTTGTCCTCCCCGAAGCACGCGACAAGGTCCTCCATGCCCGACGCGCAGCCTTTGCCCAGCGCTTCATCCATCCCCTGCTCACCGAGGCCGACCACCTCGGCTTGAGCGCCGCCGAACTCCAGCAACTGATCGATCACGAAAGGTCCGCACGATGA
- a CDS encoding trimeric intracellular cation channel family protein, translating into MSSADTAHLLTALFIIGITAESMTAAVAAGRMRMDLFGVITLGALTALGGGTVRDIILDDYPLTWVEEPRYLIVVIVASVLTVKINWLMYHLRKFFLVADAIGLAAFVVLGIEVALNLGYGIIIAAVAAVLTGVSGGVMRDVLSDRVPLVFRKELYASIAVMGTLLYFCLMWIGVPSWINAIATVVFVLAVRLLSLKYNWSLPVFEFDDEVAAQFDPKMALSYQIRRNANRVPGARKAYRALRRMSKKDDQE; encoded by the coding sequence ATGAGTAGTGCAGATACCGCGCACCTACTCACTGCGCTGTTCATCATCGGGATTACTGCCGAGTCGATGACTGCCGCGGTGGCCGCCGGACGCATGCGCATGGACCTGTTCGGCGTGATCACGCTGGGTGCTTTGACGGCGCTTGGCGGTGGAACGGTGCGCGATATTATCCTCGACGACTATCCGTTGACCTGGGTCGAGGAGCCACGGTATCTGATCGTCGTGATCGTGGCGTCGGTTCTTACGGTGAAGATCAACTGGTTGATGTATCACTTGCGTAAGTTCTTCTTGGTGGCCGATGCCATCGGATTAGCGGCGTTCGTGGTGCTCGGCATCGAAGTAGCATTGAATCTTGGCTACGGGATTATCATCGCCGCGGTAGCTGCCGTACTTACCGGCGTGTCCGGTGGCGTGATGCGCGATGTGCTGTCCGACCGGGTCCCGCTGGTGTTCCGTAAGGAGCTCTACGCGTCGATCGCTGTGATGGGCACGTTGCTGTATTTCTGCTTAATGTGGATCGGCGTGCCGAGCTGGATCAATGCCATCGCGACAGTGGTGTTTGTCTTGGCGGTGCGCTTGCTTTCGTTGAAGTACAACTGGTCACTGCCGGTGTTTGAGTTTGATGATGAAGTCGCGGCGCAGTTCGATCCGAAGATGGCGCTGTCGTACCAAATTCGACGCAATGCAAACCGTGTTCCGGGGGCGCGAAAGGCGTACCGTGCATTGCGACGAATGAGTAAGAAGGACGATCAGGAGTAG
- a CDS encoding DUF4126 domain-containing protein, giving the protein MTLMTAISLASAAGLNAYIPLLVFGLLARYSDLVVLPAGWEWLAHPILLGIVALLLIVELVADKIPAVDSVNDIIQTLIRPTSGGIMFGSSAAIDGTGEINWWAVAAGVAIALVVHLTKATTRPVVDAGTLGTGTVVVSSVGDAASLSLSVLGILAPILALILLVAVIAGAVWMVVKVRSRLA; this is encoded by the coding sequence ATGACTCTCATGACTGCCATTAGCCTTGCATCAGCTGCGGGGCTGAACGCGTATATCCCCCTGCTCGTTTTTGGACTGCTGGCCCGCTATTCCGACCTCGTGGTTTTACCTGCGGGCTGGGAGTGGCTCGCGCACCCGATTCTGTTGGGAATCGTCGCGTTGCTCCTGATCGTGGAGCTGGTCGCAGACAAAATCCCGGCGGTGGATTCCGTCAATGACATCATTCAGACACTGATCAGGCCTACTTCGGGCGGCATCATGTTTGGTTCGAGTGCCGCGATCGATGGCACCGGCGAGATCAATTGGTGGGCGGTCGCTGCGGGCGTAGCGATTGCCCTGGTTGTGCACCTTACTAAAGCAACGACAAGGCCTGTGGTTGATGCGGGCACGCTGGGCACAGGCACAGTGGTGGTGTCGTCAGTGGGCGACGCTGCGAGCTTGTCACTTTCTGTACTGGGAATCCTCGCGCCGATCCTGGCGCTTATCCTGCTCGTCGCAGTCATCGCGGGTGCGGTGTGGATGGTAGTCAAGGTGCGGTCTCGACTAGCATAG